One genomic region from Conexibacter woesei DSM 14684 encodes:
- a CDS encoding CpsB/CapC family capsule biosynthesis tyrosine phosphatase, with the protein MDSGFVDLHVHLLPGVDDGPPDLDATLELAGLEVADGVVAATATPHVASVDVAELPWRVAEVNAALAKAHIPLVVEAGGELGVRGVPRLSAEELELIAHGPADARWILLEAPLDGAMRTLHGAADQLRAAGYGIVLAHPERCLPLFDDDMRGLMRELERGSLAQVSSSSLLGLHGIRARRNAARILAGGHAGLLASDAHGPRRPPCLTAALRAACELGLGVEQARALCADRPRALLQEGLRPLAPASGSSYVAGSDVSVVRRPPFGVAAAPS; encoded by the coding sequence ATGGACTCGGGCTTCGTCGATCTGCACGTACACCTCCTGCCCGGCGTCGACGACGGCCCGCCCGATCTCGACGCCACGCTCGAGCTGGCCGGGCTCGAGGTCGCTGACGGCGTCGTCGCCGCGACCGCGACGCCGCACGTCGCCTCCGTCGACGTCGCCGAGCTGCCGTGGCGCGTCGCGGAGGTCAACGCCGCGCTCGCGAAGGCGCACATCCCGCTCGTCGTCGAGGCCGGGGGAGAGCTGGGCGTGCGCGGCGTCCCGCGCCTCTCGGCCGAGGAGCTGGAGCTGATCGCGCACGGTCCCGCCGACGCCCGCTGGATCCTGCTCGAAGCCCCGCTGGACGGGGCGATGCGGACGCTGCACGGCGCCGCCGACCAGCTGCGCGCCGCCGGCTACGGCATCGTGCTCGCCCATCCCGAGCGCTGCCTGCCGCTGTTCGACGACGACATGCGCGGCCTCATGCGCGAGCTGGAGCGCGGCTCGCTCGCCCAGGTCAGCTCCTCGTCGCTGCTCGGGCTCCACGGCATACGCGCGCGCCGCAACGCGGCGCGGATCCTCGCCGGCGGCCACGCCGGGCTGCTCGCCTCCGACGCGCACGGCCCGCGCCGCCCGCCGTGCCTGACCGCGGCGCTGAGAGCGGCGTGCGAGCTGGGGCTCGGAGTCGAGCAGGCGCGGGCGCTCTGCGCCGACCGCCCGCGCGCGCTGCTGCAAGAAGGCTTGCGTCCGCTCGCGCCGGCGAGCGGCTCGTCCTACGTCGCGGGCAGCGACGTGTCGGTCGTGCGCAGACCGCCGTTCGGCGTCGCCGCGGCACCGTCCTGA
- a CDS encoding O-antigen ligase family protein, with protein MLAVPFALAGPAPEAGAVVAVLLVACALVARTTRLRALAMSGALLLAPVLLVSDIWDSPQMRTVRDRPTAALAAVVLGLAALGLLAALMTRRPLLLPLLAVAALPFRIPIEVGGSSSNLLVPLYLVVAAGTLAFVVPALRADPELPEPKRAWEPGWLERLLALFVVLYGVQATYSADFDKALQQIAFFYVPFALLFVLLAQIEWTPRVLKACFAVLVGLGLVFSGIGYVEYATRHIFLNPKLIASNELHTYFRTNSVFFDPNIYGRFLVIAMLAVAAGMLRTTRGRVLAAGAVVLLALWAGLVLTLSQSSFVALLAGLAVLAVLQWGVRRTLLPVVAVVAVAGVAVLASPGTFGVDLDNLDASSSGRFGLVRGGGELFADKPVQGFGTGAFEVEYRTENRRTSGDAAVASHTIPVTVAAEQGVVGLLAYVALLAVALVRLLRGAAATAARAAIAAAFVALIVHTLIYAAFLEDPLTWALLGIGTALAAQAAAVPRRRRAHAQDGAAATPNGGLRTTDTSLPAT; from the coding sequence ATGCTCGCGGTCCCCTTCGCGCTCGCGGGTCCGGCGCCCGAGGCCGGCGCCGTCGTCGCCGTCCTGCTCGTCGCGTGCGCGCTCGTCGCACGCACCACGCGCCTGCGTGCCCTCGCGATGAGCGGCGCGCTGCTGCTGGCGCCGGTCCTGCTCGTCTCCGACATATGGGACTCGCCGCAGATGCGGACCGTCCGCGACCGCCCGACGGCCGCGCTCGCCGCCGTCGTGCTCGGGCTCGCGGCGCTCGGCCTGCTGGCCGCGCTGATGACGCGCCGCCCGCTGCTGCTGCCGCTGCTCGCGGTCGCAGCGCTGCCGTTCCGGATCCCGATCGAGGTCGGCGGCTCCAGCTCCAACCTGCTCGTGCCGCTGTACCTCGTCGTCGCGGCCGGGACGCTCGCGTTCGTCGTGCCCGCGCTGCGCGCCGACCCCGAGCTGCCCGAGCCCAAGCGGGCGTGGGAACCCGGCTGGCTCGAACGGCTGCTGGCGCTGTTCGTCGTGCTCTACGGCGTGCAGGCGACCTACTCGGCCGACTTCGACAAGGCGCTCCAGCAGATCGCGTTCTTCTACGTCCCGTTCGCGCTGCTGTTCGTGCTGCTGGCGCAGATCGAGTGGACGCCGCGGGTGCTGAAGGCGTGCTTCGCCGTGCTCGTCGGGCTCGGCCTCGTCTTCTCCGGGATCGGCTACGTCGAGTACGCGACGAGACACATCTTCCTCAACCCGAAGCTGATCGCGTCGAACGAGCTGCACACCTACTTCCGCACCAACTCGGTCTTCTTCGACCCGAACATCTACGGCCGCTTCCTCGTGATCGCGATGCTGGCGGTCGCCGCCGGGATGCTGCGCACGACGCGCGGGAGAGTGCTCGCCGCCGGCGCGGTCGTGCTGCTCGCGCTGTGGGCCGGCCTCGTGCTGACGCTGTCGCAGTCGAGCTTCGTCGCGCTGCTCGCCGGGCTCGCGGTGCTCGCCGTGCTGCAGTGGGGCGTCCGCCGGACGCTGCTGCCGGTCGTCGCCGTCGTCGCCGTCGCGGGCGTCGCGGTGCTCGCCTCGCCCGGCACGTTCGGCGTCGACCTCGACAACCTCGACGCCTCCTCCAGCGGCCGCTTCGGGCTCGTGCGCGGCGGCGGCGAGCTGTTCGCCGACAAGCCGGTGCAGGGCTTCGGCACGGGCGCCTTCGAGGTCGAGTACCGCACGGAGAACCGCCGCACGTCGGGCGACGCGGCGGTCGCGTCGCACACGATCCCCGTCACCGTCGCGGCCGAGCAGGGCGTCGTCGGGCTGCTCGCGTATGTCGCGCTGCTCGCCGTGGCGCTCGTCCGGCTGCTGCGAGGCGCGGCGGCGACGGCGGCGCGCGCCGCGATCGCGGCCGCGTTCGTCGCGCTGATCGTCCACACGCTGATCTACGCCGCGTTCCTGGAGGACCCGCTGACGTGGGCGCTGCTGGGGATCGGCACGGCGCTCGCCGCGCAGGCCGCGGCGGTCCCGAGAAGACGCCGCGCCCACGCTCAGGACGGTGCCGCGGCGACGCCGAACGGCGGTCTGCGCACGACCGACACGTCGCTGCCCGCGACGTAG
- a CDS encoding NAD(P)/FAD-dependent oxidoreductase: MTENETRPTAPASEDSRPYVVLGGGPAGLTAGYLLAKRGERVIVLESTDQVGGIARTEVRRAPNGGEYRFDLGGHRFFTKVREVDDLWLEIMKGEFLLRPRQSRIYWRRKFLQYPLEGMDVLKKLGPVDLMRAGGSYLYAAVKTKVRPQPEETLDVWVSNRFGRWLFTQFFKTYTEKVWGVPTSELRADWAAQRIKGLSFFSAAKAAFLGNKGNEIRSLIGEFHYPRFGPGQMWERMKSDIETRGGEVRMNAPVTRVLIRDGVATGVIAGGETIEAKAVISSLPLGVTTRITDPEAPAEVRDAGRGLRYRDFLTVSLVIDGRDLFPDNWIYIHEPGVKVGRIQNFRSWSPWMVPNDDEASIGMEYFCFEGDSLWNMKDEDLVELAKSELGQMGLGDPSKVTMGFATRVHKAYPVYDGEYARNLEVVKEWLAQTPNLVQVGRNGLHRYNNSDHSMLTAMRAVDNLLDGTRHDIWAVNAEAEYHEEDGSSTGGQGDRNAANPYPYREAPPLNEREAATESAS, encoded by the coding sequence ATGACTGAGAACGAGACGAGACCCACCGCCCCCGCCTCCGAGGACAGCCGCCCGTACGTCGTGCTCGGCGGCGGTCCCGCCGGCCTGACCGCCGGCTACCTGCTCGCCAAGCGCGGGGAGAGAGTGATCGTGCTCGAGTCGACCGACCAGGTGGGCGGCATCGCGCGCACCGAGGTGCGCAGAGCGCCGAACGGCGGCGAGTACCGCTTCGACCTCGGCGGTCACCGCTTCTTCACGAAGGTCAGAGAGGTCGACGACCTCTGGCTGGAGATCATGAAGGGCGAGTTCCTGCTGCGCCCGCGCCAGTCGCGCATCTACTGGCGGCGCAAGTTCCTCCAGTACCCGCTCGAGGGCATGGACGTGCTGAAGAAGCTCGGCCCGGTCGACCTGATGCGCGCCGGCGGCTCGTACCTGTATGCGGCGGTCAAGACGAAGGTCCGTCCGCAGCCGGAGGAGACGCTCGACGTCTGGGTCTCCAACCGCTTCGGCAGATGGCTCTTCACGCAGTTCTTCAAGACCTACACCGAGAAGGTGTGGGGCGTCCCGACGTCCGAGCTGCGCGCCGACTGGGCCGCGCAGCGGATCAAGGGCCTGTCGTTCTTCTCCGCCGCGAAGGCCGCCTTCCTCGGCAACAAGGGCAACGAGATCAGATCGCTGATCGGCGAGTTCCACTACCCCAGATTCGGCCCCGGCCAGATGTGGGAGAGAATGAAGTCCGACATCGAGACCAGAGGCGGCGAGGTGCGGATGAACGCACCCGTCACGAGAGTCCTCATCAGAGACGGCGTTGCGACCGGCGTGATCGCCGGCGGCGAGACGATCGAGGCGAAGGCCGTGATCTCGTCGCTGCCGCTCGGCGTGACGACGAGAATCACCGACCCGGAGGCGCCCGCCGAGGTCCGCGACGCCGGCCGCGGGCTGCGCTACCGCGACTTCCTCACGGTCTCGCTCGTGATTGACGGCAGAGACCTCTTCCCCGACAACTGGATCTACATCCACGAGCCGGGCGTGAAAGTCGGCCGGATCCAGAACTTCCGCTCGTGGAGCCCGTGGATGGTGCCGAACGACGACGAGGCGTCGATCGGCATGGAGTACTTCTGCTTCGAGGGCGACTCGCTCTGGAACATGAAGGACGAGGATCTCGTCGAGCTGGCCAAGAGCGAGCTCGGCCAGATGGGCCTCGGCGACCCGTCGAAGGTCACGATGGGGTTCGCGACGCGCGTTCACAAGGCCTACCCGGTCTACGACGGCGAGTACGCGAGAAACCTCGAGGTCGTCAAGGAGTGGCTCGCGCAGACGCCGAACCTCGTTCAGGTCGGCCGCAACGGTCTGCACCGCTACAACAACTCCGACCACTCGATGCTGACCGCGATGCGCGCGGTCGACAACCTGCTCGACGGGACCAGACACGACATCTGGGCCGTCAACGCCGAGGCCGAGTACCACGAGGAGGACGGCTCCTCGACCGGTGGCCAGGGCGACCGCAACGCCGCCAACCCGTACCCGTACAGAGAGGCCCCGCCGCTCAACGAGCGCGAGGCCGCGACCGAGTCCGCCTCCTAG
- a CDS encoding aminobutyraldehyde dehydrogenase — protein MASRTILNPATGRSIAVVPEGGPADVEAAVEAARAAWPEWADSTPRERAAVLLAIADAIAAEREQLARLESANAGKPLPAARGEMDACCKVLRYFAGAARILEGKAAGEYMRGYTSMVRREPIGIVAGIAQWNYPLLMAVWKLGPALAAGNVQILKPAEGTPLSLLALADLTRDTIPAGVLNVITGDGPTVGQALVAHPAIGLVSVTGGSATGTAIARTAADTLTRVHLELGGKAPAIVLDDADLDQTVAALRVAGFENAGQNCVAACRVIATAGIYDRLLEQLVPAVASLRVGDPADGDEIELGPVISPAHQRRVLGFVERAVAASATVLTGGDRAAGPAGGAFVAPTVLAGVAQDSEIVQNEVFGPVVTVQQVDDYAQALAYANDSRYGLAASIFTENAGRALDAARRLEFGCVWVNDHLAPITPEMPHGGYKQSGYGKDLSAFSLEDYTQVKHVAIRIGG, from the coding sequence GTGGCGAGCCGCACGATCCTCAACCCGGCGACCGGCCGCTCGATCGCCGTCGTGCCCGAGGGCGGACCGGCGGACGTCGAGGCCGCCGTCGAGGCGGCCCGCGCCGCCTGGCCGGAGTGGGCGGACAGCACGCCGCGCGAGCGCGCCGCCGTGCTGCTGGCGATCGCCGACGCGATCGCGGCCGAGCGCGAGCAGCTCGCGCGGCTGGAGTCGGCCAACGCCGGCAAGCCGCTGCCGGCCGCGCGCGGGGAGATGGACGCCTGCTGCAAGGTGCTGCGCTACTTCGCCGGCGCGGCGCGCATCCTCGAGGGCAAGGCCGCGGGCGAGTACATGCGCGGCTACACGTCGATGGTGCGGCGCGAGCCGATCGGCATCGTCGCCGGCATCGCCCAGTGGAACTATCCGCTGCTGATGGCGGTGTGGAAGCTCGGTCCGGCGCTCGCCGCCGGCAACGTCCAGATCCTCAAGCCGGCCGAGGGCACGCCGCTGTCGCTGCTCGCGCTCGCCGACCTCACGCGCGACACGATCCCCGCGGGCGTGCTGAACGTGATCACCGGCGACGGCCCGACCGTCGGGCAGGCGCTCGTCGCGCATCCCGCGATCGGGCTCGTCTCGGTCACCGGCGGTTCGGCCACCGGCACGGCGATCGCCCGCACCGCGGCGGATACGCTCACGCGCGTCCACCTGGAGCTGGGCGGCAAGGCGCCCGCGATCGTGCTCGACGACGCCGACCTCGATCAGACCGTCGCCGCGCTGCGCGTCGCGGGCTTCGAGAACGCCGGCCAGAACTGCGTCGCAGCGTGCCGCGTCATCGCCACGGCGGGCATCTACGACCGGCTGCTCGAACAGCTCGTCCCGGCCGTCGCGTCATTGCGCGTCGGCGACCCGGCCGACGGCGACGAGATCGAGCTGGGTCCGGTCATCTCGCCCGCTCACCAGCGGCGCGTGCTCGGATTCGTGGAGCGCGCGGTCGCGGCCAGCGCGACCGTCCTGACCGGCGGCGACCGCGCCGCCGGCCCGGCCGGCGGCGCGTTCGTCGCACCCACCGTCCTCGCCGGCGTCGCGCAGGACAGCGAGATCGTCCAGAACGAGGTCTTCGGACCCGTCGTGACGGTCCAGCAGGTCGACGACTACGCGCAGGCGCTCGCCTACGCCAACGACTCGCGCTACGGCCTGGCCGCCTCGATCTTCACCGAGAACGCCGGCCGCGCCCTCGACGCCGCCCGCCGCCTGGAGTTCGGCTGCGTCTGGGTCAACGACCACCTCGCCCCGATCACGCCCGAGATGCCGCACGGCGGCTACAAGCAGTCCGGCTACGGCAAGGACCTGTCGGCGTTCTCGCTCGAGGACTACACGCAGGTCAAGCACGTCGCGATCCGGATCGGCGGCTGA
- a CDS encoding phage holin family protein has product MERFAVTWLCNTAALWAATELLSGVRTGDDKWLTLIVAALVFSVVNMLVKPLVTLLAIPLIILTLGIALFFVNLLMLFLTSWIVGGFEIDGFWAGVAATLIVWAVNALLGALFDRDEAD; this is encoded by the coding sequence ATGGAGCGCTTTGCCGTCACGTGGTTGTGCAATACGGCGGCCCTGTGGGCCGCGACCGAGCTGCTCAGCGGCGTGCGCACCGGCGACGACAAGTGGCTGACGCTGATCGTCGCGGCGCTCGTCTTCAGCGTCGTCAACATGCTCGTCAAGCCGCTCGTGACGCTGCTCGCGATACCGCTGATCATCCTCACGCTCGGGATCGCGCTGTTCTTCGTGAACCTGCTGATGCTGTTCCTGACGAGCTGGATCGTCGGCGGCTTCGAGATCGACGGCTTCTGGGCCGGCGTCGCGGCGACGCTGATCGTGTGGGCGGTCAACGCGCTGCTCGGCGCGCTGTTCGACCGCGACGAGGCCGACTGA
- a CDS encoding glycosyltransferase family 39 protein, giving the protein MATAAVPRTNRRFELRAPDALLAAAALIVLTAISIYVRTRSISGSFWMDEGLSVGIASHDLMDIPGVLREDGSPPLYYMGLNLWMDAFGRTETAVHWFSLIFSLLTIPAAMWAGWSLWGKRAGYIGAAICALNPFLTSYGEEARMYSLMALLALLATACFLHAFAYRRGRVYVVLFAVLQTLMLYTHGWGIFYGLAAFLALIFLWWRSEERRTLAIEGLAAFTAAAILFLPWLPTLLFQAAHTAAPWGRAPRFGAPIQISRDLMGGDRASIVMLLVGGFGAAAALAANKGRNDGERLSIWVLLLIPITTLVIAWTISQITPAWVSRYFAVALAPMLLLTALGLARARVLGLVALAALAVFWANPRPFVDGYKSSVRDIGAEAGSQMRPGDLVITGQPEQTPLAWYYLPAGLRYADSAGIVDDPRHMDWVDAMDKYEAAQPRDVLPPLLDSLRPGQKVLFMRPLTEGVENWSAPWTQLARRRSAQFGAILQADARPGGTLRQIDVAPQFYRGASTVGNVGILYEKVRDQPATQVP; this is encoded by the coding sequence ATGGCAACGGCCGCAGTCCCGAGAACCAACCGCCGCTTCGAGCTGAGAGCGCCTGACGCGCTGCTCGCGGCAGCCGCGCTGATCGTCCTCACGGCGATCTCGATCTACGTCCGCACGCGCTCGATATCGGGCTCGTTCTGGATGGACGAGGGGCTCTCGGTCGGGATCGCCTCGCACGACCTGATGGACATCCCGGGCGTGCTGAGAGAGGACGGCTCGCCGCCGCTCTACTACATGGGCCTGAACCTGTGGATGGACGCGTTCGGCCGCACCGAGACCGCGGTCCACTGGTTCTCGCTCATCTTCTCGTTGCTGACGATCCCGGCCGCGATGTGGGCCGGCTGGTCGCTGTGGGGCAAGCGCGCCGGCTACATCGGCGCGGCGATCTGCGCGCTCAACCCGTTCCTCACGTCCTACGGCGAGGAAGCGCGGATGTACTCGCTGATGGCGCTGCTGGCGCTGCTGGCGACCGCCTGCTTCCTGCACGCCTTCGCGTACCGCAGAGGCCGCGTCTACGTCGTCCTGTTCGCGGTCCTGCAGACGCTGATGCTCTACACCCACGGCTGGGGGATCTTCTACGGCCTCGCCGCCTTCCTCGCGCTGATCTTCCTGTGGTGGCGCAGCGAGGAGAGAAGAACGCTCGCGATCGAAGGGCTCGCCGCCTTCACCGCCGCGGCGATCCTGTTCCTGCCGTGGCTGCCGACGCTGCTGTTCCAAGCCGCGCACACGGCGGCGCCGTGGGGCAGAGCGCCCCGCTTCGGCGCGCCGATCCAGATCTCGCGCGACCTGATGGGCGGCGACCGCGCCTCGATAGTGATGCTGCTCGTCGGCGGCTTCGGCGCCGCCGCCGCGCTGGCCGCGAACAAGGGCAGAAACGACGGCGAGCGGCTGTCGATCTGGGTGCTGCTGCTGATCCCGATCACGACGCTGGTGATCGCCTGGACGATCTCGCAGATAACGCCCGCCTGGGTCTCGCGCTACTTCGCCGTCGCGCTCGCGCCGATGCTGCTGCTGACCGCGCTCGGACTCGCGCGCGCCAGAGTCCTCGGCCTCGTGGCGCTCGCCGCGCTCGCCGTCTTCTGGGCGAACCCGAGACCGTTCGTCGACGGTTACAAGAGCTCCGTGCGCGACATCGGCGCCGAGGCGGGATCGCAGATGAGACCGGGCGACCTGGTGATAACCGGGCAGCCCGAGCAGACCCCGCTGGCGTGGTACTACCTGCCCGCGGGACTGAGGTACGCGGACTCCGCCGGCATCGTCGACGACCCCCGTCACATGGACTGGGTCGACGCGATGGACAAGTACGAAGCAGCACAACCGCGTGATGTGCTGCCGCCGCTCCTTGATAGCCTCAGACCCGGCCAGAAGGTGCTCTTCATGCGGCCCCTCACAGAGGGCGTGGAGAACTGGTCGGCGCCCTGGACGCAGCTCGCCCGGCGCCGGTCGGCGCAGTTCGGTGCGATCCTTCAGGCCGACGCGAGACCCGGCGGCACGTTGAGACAGATCGACGTCGCACCGCAGTTCTACCGCGGCGCCTCGACGGTCGGCAACGTCGGGATTCTCTACGAGAAGGTCCGCGACCAGCCCGCGACCCAGGTTCCCTGA
- a CDS encoding lysylphosphatidylglycerol synthase transmembrane domain-containing protein: MTPARKRILVGIVWLVPIVGVVWWATKQEAPTLPSDFGGIMALVGALALYTVATLMRAERWERILRRAGVKAKRADAYALTPIGYMGNNVLPARGGELLRTFLLGSRVPDSTKRTILGTILAERVLDAIALGIILVVLASNLLSELPPPNSTVILIGVVLAVLLLIATAVALLKFRERLLFVLEALVPMAQPTKQLLSRQGVVLLVVSLAIWCVEASVYIAVGHAVNIELGLQDGLAVVAFTNAAALIPAAPGYIGTYDAAVIFAVNAVTNASRSAVLSYLILLRFVLFVPITIVGFVLLVVRYGGLSRVRAARDAAHAEQRAEHEAAAAARAEKHADTAASTA, encoded by the coding sequence ATGACGCCCGCCCGCAAGCGGATCCTGGTCGGCATCGTCTGGCTCGTGCCGATCGTCGGCGTCGTCTGGTGGGCGACCAAGCAGGAGGCGCCGACGCTGCCGTCGGACTTCGGCGGGATCATGGCGCTCGTCGGCGCGCTCGCGCTGTACACGGTCGCGACGCTGATGCGCGCCGAGCGGTGGGAGCGGATCCTGCGCCGCGCCGGCGTCAAGGCCAAGCGCGCCGACGCCTACGCGCTGACGCCGATCGGCTACATGGGCAACAACGTGCTGCCGGCCCGCGGCGGCGAGCTGCTGCGGACGTTCCTGCTCGGCTCGCGCGTCCCGGACTCGACCAAGCGCACGATCCTCGGCACGATCCTCGCCGAGCGCGTGCTCGACGCGATCGCGCTCGGGATCATCCTCGTCGTCCTCGCCTCGAACCTGCTGAGCGAGCTGCCGCCGCCGAACTCGACCGTGATCCTGATCGGCGTCGTGCTCGCGGTGCTGTTGCTGATCGCGACCGCGGTCGCGCTGCTGAAGTTCCGCGAGCGGCTGCTGTTCGTGCTGGAGGCGCTCGTGCCGATGGCACAGCCGACGAAGCAGCTGCTGAGCCGCCAGGGCGTCGTGCTGCTCGTCGTCTCGCTCGCGATCTGGTGCGTCGAGGCGAGCGTCTACATCGCCGTCGGCCACGCCGTCAACATCGAGCTGGGCCTGCAGGACGGGCTCGCCGTCGTCGCGTTCACCAACGCCGCCGCGCTGATCCCTGCCGCGCCCGGCTACATCGGCACGTACGATGCCGCGGTGATCTTCGCGGTCAATGCGGTGACCAACGCGTCCAGAAGCGCGGTCCTGTCCTACCTGATCCTGCTGCGCTTCGTGCTGTTCGTCCCGATCACGATCGTCGGCTTCGTGCTGCTCGTCGTACGCTATGGCGGCCTTTCGCGCGTGCGGGCGGCTCGTGACGCGGCGCACGCGGAGCAGCGCGCCGAGCACGAGGCCGCCGCAGCCGCACGCGCCGAGAAGCACGCGGACACCGCCGCGTCGACCGCGTGA
- a CDS encoding DHA2 family efflux MFS transporter permease subunit translates to MGAAAAAGAAGPSAAAKRWTLIACILGSGIVFLDGTVVNVALPAIADDLDSGLSAQQWIVEAYMLTLGSLILLGGSLGDLLGRKRVFGVGVAGFGVCSLLCAISPTTEVLIVARALQGVAGALLVPSTLALIMDTFPEDERGAAIGSWTAWTGIATVIGPLGGGLLLEAVSWRWIFAINVGPVLLCLWLLRHAPEGHRAEQTPIDWVGAALCGLGLAGPVLALTEQPARGWGAPLVAFPLIAGVVLLAAFLWWERRTPTPMLPLSMFRSRNFSVGNLSTFTLYGGLNIATLFLVLFLQQVAGWSPVAAGAATLPLTLLMFLLSKRFGALADRYGPRRFMGFGPLIAGCGLLLMLRIGTDPSYVTDVLPAILVFGIGLSMTVAPLTATVLSAAGVEHAGVASGVNNAVARVAGVLAIAIAGAAIAGAASAKLDSELDRATLTPAAQVAVDRAQEKRLTDSAPGAPAAERQQVDAALSDASLAGFRVGIGIAGGLALLGGAISLAGIRDPRRPDAVPCESCPGGALVGASTESREPVTA, encoded by the coding sequence ATGGGTGCGGCGGCCGCCGCCGGCGCCGCCGGTCCCAGCGCGGCCGCCAAGCGGTGGACGCTGATCGCGTGCATCCTCGGCTCGGGGATCGTCTTCCTCGACGGGACGGTCGTGAACGTCGCGCTGCCGGCGATCGCGGACGACCTCGACAGCGGCCTCTCCGCCCAGCAGTGGATCGTCGAGGCGTACATGCTGACGCTCGGCTCGCTGATCCTGCTCGGCGGCTCGCTCGGCGACCTGCTCGGCCGCAAGCGCGTCTTCGGCGTCGGCGTCGCCGGCTTCGGCGTCTGCTCGCTGCTGTGCGCGATCTCGCCGACGACCGAGGTGCTGATCGTCGCCCGCGCGCTGCAGGGCGTCGCCGGCGCGCTGCTCGTGCCGAGCACGCTCGCGCTGATCATGGACACGTTCCCCGAGGACGAGCGCGGCGCCGCTATCGGCAGCTGGACGGCGTGGACCGGGATCGCGACCGTGATCGGCCCACTCGGCGGCGGGCTGCTGCTGGAGGCGGTCTCGTGGCGCTGGATCTTCGCGATCAACGTCGGGCCGGTGCTGCTGTGCCTGTGGCTGCTGCGCCACGCGCCCGAGGGCCACAGAGCCGAGCAGACGCCGATCGACTGGGTCGGCGCGGCGCTGTGCGGGCTCGGCCTCGCCGGTCCGGTGCTCGCGCTGACCGAGCAGCCCGCGCGCGGCTGGGGCGCACCGCTCGTCGCGTTCCCGCTGATCGCCGGCGTCGTGCTGCTGGCGGCGTTCCTGTGGTGGGAGCGGCGCACGCCGACGCCGATGCTGCCGTTGTCGATGTTCCGCTCGCGCAACTTCTCGGTCGGCAACCTCTCGACATTCACGCTCTACGGCGGGCTCAACATCGCGACGCTGTTCCTCGTCCTCTTCCTCCAGCAGGTCGCCGGCTGGTCGCCGGTCGCGGCCGGCGCCGCGACGCTGCCGCTGACGCTGCTGATGTTCCTGCTGTCCAAGCGCTTCGGCGCGCTGGCCGACAGATACGGACCGCGCCGCTTCATGGGCTTCGGGCCGCTGATCGCCGGCTGTGGGCTGCTGCTGATGCTGCGGATCGGCACCGACCCGAGCTACGTGACCGACGTGCTGCCGGCGATCCTCGTGTTCGGCATCGGGCTGTCGATGACCGTCGCGCCGCTGACCGCGACGGTGCTGAGCGCGGCCGGCGTCGAGCACGCCGGCGTCGCCTCCGGCGTCAACAACGCCGTCGCGCGCGTCGCGGGCGTGCTGGCGATCGCGATAGCCGGCGCAGCGATCGCGGGCGCGGCGAGCGCGAAGCTCGACAGCGAGCTGGACCGCGCCACGCTCACCCCGGCGGCGCAGGTCGCGGTCGACAGAGCGCAGGAGAAGCGGCTGACCGACAGCGCGCCCGGCGCGCCCGCGGCGGAGCGCCAGCAGGTCGACGCCGCGCTGTCAGACGCGTCGCTCGCGGGCTTCCGCGTCGGGATCGGGATCGCCGGCGGCCTCGCGCTGCTCGGCGGCGCGATCTCGCTCGCGGGGATCCGCGACCCCCGCCGCCCCGACGCCGTCCCGTGCGAAAGCTGCCCCGGCGGCGCGCTCGTCGGCGCCTCGACCGAGTCGCGCGAGCCGGTCACGGCCTAG